From the genome of Grus americana isolate bGruAme1 chromosome 4, bGruAme1.mat, whole genome shotgun sequence:
tctttgtgttttgtttctcttcagtaTCTGAAAACATACATGCACATGCTAGCTTGAGCTAGTTCTCTGGGTGAGTTCCTATACTTAAGGCAGAGATGCCCTGCTAATTTTGCCTGGttttggagaaaattaattgttCCAACTAACCTagaacaaaggaagataaagcTTCTCATGTGTAAGCAACAGTTTCTCAAGGGTGTTTTTCACTGGCTCACTTAACACATGGTGATGCATTTCTCATAGGCCTGAACAGTAAACGCCTAATTGCTGGCTGCACAGAGAGATGCctgttgcacagaaaaaaaagcattcatatGGTATCCTTTGCGTGTGATTGTTggatctcattttttttaatcacacaaagcagctgcagaagaatatttgaaatacttgctttttttttttttttttttttttttttttttttttttttttttttttttggtagaacaGGCCATTCTGTTTTGTATGTCTGAACAGCTTTGGTCTAAGACAGTCTGGCAAAACGGGCTAGTGAGGAATGCATTACCCTGCGAGAGAAGCTTACAAAATGCCACTTGCTTCAGGGTCTGATTTGGATCTTAGCTTCTTTCATTGTAAATAGCTGCACTAAAAGTGATAGGAGGAGAGAATCACGCTTATAGTTTGGCAAATCTGTCCTAATAATTCCTATAACACATCTTGAAAGACTAGTGTATAAATCCTGTTGCAAGTTAGggatgtctttcttgtagtttgCTGGGGTGGCAACAGCATAGGCACATGCACTAGGAAGGGTCAAGCTCAAGTCAACAACAGCTGTGATGGGGTCAAGGAAAGTGGATTTTTAAGCCTTGGTTGGTAGCTTGGTAATTCTTGAGCAGACTGAGACCTGCCCCAGTCTCTCGTGtagtggaaaaaaccctcagacTATGTGATACTGACATATGGTTTTGTCTTTAATGTTGTGTGACACTAGGAATGGCTGGGACCCCACCAGTGTTTAGCCCTGGCCTTACACTATCAGTACGTAAGAGTAATGCAGGTTTGGGATGATCATCTGTATGGTACTGATCTGCTTGGCTTGCCAGCTTTCTCGTGCCTTTGTGCAACTGCAGACTGTAGAGAGCAGGGATTTAGTCTGGTGTGTTGTCTCTGTCTCATCATATGGTGAATGGTCAAAACAATTTCAACAAACTTTATCATATCTCAGTTTTACTAACCATCCGCCTTCCTGTTGCCTCCCTTCCCAGCTGTGTTTGGGACAACAAAAATGCAGCACATCTGCCAGACAGCAGATGATACTCTGAAAATTGTTCTTGAAAAACGGTTCCATCTGCatttcagcagcatttctctgtatttttgcatcccagaaagaaacaaaggtcCTTAGTGAAGCTCTCCATGAAATGAAGGAAGAGAACAAGCTCTTGAAGCAGAAGAATGCCTCGATGatcagaaagaaagaacacTATGAGTGTGAAATAAGTCGTCTCAATAAGGTATGAACAAGACTGTGCCACTGACCAGGACCTCTTCCTTTAATTCTAGGGTCTCTGTTGCCAAGCAGTGACACTACAAGATGCCCATCTTTTCAATCCTGGGTCAACAACCAGTTTGTGGTACCGAACTTGTGATCACCATTAGGGAGCTTGAGAAACAAGCAAGAACTTACTTTAGCTCATACCTGTGCATGCTGTCCTTGGTAGGTAGTAGGATTGCACTGTAAAGAGGAAAGTTAAGAGAATCTTTGGCTTCTGCTGTGAAACCTCTTTCTGTGTCATATCTAAGCTCTTTCTACATCCTCCCACCTTAGAACAAAAGGGAAGTGGCACAAAGATGCTTTCATATGCATCCAGTGaaacactgattaaaaaaaattcagaccaTTTAAAAACTGTTGTTTTACATATATTCTGTGATTGAGAAAAATGCTCCTATCTTACtgtttatatacatacatatatattcatACATGTAAGTATGTATGTGGATATATGTCTCATTGAGGAAACTGCCATAAAATAGCTaaatgggatttatttttttaactgagggAAAGTAATAAATGTAGCTTTGTTTAATCAAAAGATCACATAAAGCAGTGGGTGTTTTCTaacaattttgtatttcatgGTGAACCACAAACACTTCCTGAGGAAATGCACTGCAGTAACCATTGCTGTGTAACTTGAAATGATACACAAGCTAAATGGCCGTGATGTGCAACAGTCAAGGCAAAAAAGTAATGCTGCCCTATTAAAAAATCTGACAGAACGTATGAGCTCTAACTCCTTTTGAAATGCATTGACAGGACTTGCTCAAAGCCTGAGTGCAACTTTCATTCAAGATCTGGTTTGTAAAACAACttatttcaatgttttcttttgctctcttttcttATGATGTGGTAGGAACTAAGACAGATGGGTAAACAGACCATACTTTTAAATGCAACATCAATTTCATGTAGCATACTTCACTGATTTTCTGTATATTTGCAGTCTTCAAATCTCATGCCACGAATGCGTGTAAGACCGGAAGGGACCCTCTGTGCTCTTTTAAGTCTAGTCCCCTGCTATTGCAGGTTCTGTGACTTGAAGTTCTTACAAATTCTCTGAAACTAAataactttttccttaaaattactTGAGCTCCTTCTACTGTGCTTCTGTTGGAAGGCTGTTCTGGAACTGTAACCCTTCTTTCATTAGATGCTTTCATCTGTTGCAATTGGGCTGTATTTATTCTGGCCAGATGATATTCATTTGTTCTTCTGGTAGCAGTGTTGAACAGATCTGCTGCACTTCTTGTGTGAAGCAGATCTGTCCTCTCTGTGAAATTACGATTGCTCTCAGGGGCACTTGCTCTTTCCCTAGAGCAATTGTATTTTCACTAGAAGATAGTTTAGCTAAACTGACTCAGTTCTTttggtcttttaaaatataactatGCCTGCTAATATGCATATGTTTTTCATCTCATTAGTTCTCAGTTTATGGAATATGTTACTACTTGTTTCAAAGTACATtaacttttttacttttggCTTCATCCAACTTTGATCCGGTTATCCAGAGTACCCAAAGTATAGAGTCCTATCTGATCCTACTTTGATGTCTGCGGCATGGAAGTGATGTTGCAATGCCATAACAGTTTGCAATGCTATATCCTAAGGTTGTTGGCTTTCCTGTGGTTGTTTCTTTATTCAACATATAGTTGAAGTACAAGCCAAATTTCTGACTTATTTCATAACTTTGCTGCAGCACCATCTCAATTGTTATTTAAACATAGACTAATAAGCTCTaatctatttcccctgttaAGAAAGTCTCTTTTTTATGAAAGACATTAGGTGAAAGAGTGCTTTACTTCATTCTGTTTCTCATGTCTATAAGGCAATTGTCTTCAAAATTTCCTCCCAAGCCTGGCACACTCTTGAAGTTAGATTAAGAGCTTTCTAGGTGCATGGACAACTTATCCTTTTCAGAGCTTTGGGAACCAAGGTAGTTGCTTTTGCAGTCATATAGTTCCATTTTTGATgttgaaaaattcagaaaaccTCTGTGCTACTTGACATGCAATTTCAGGTTTCGGTTCTCAGTACTTCTGAATGAATGTTATTTAACACCACATTAAGTTAAGCTCAGCTTAACTCAGTGAGCTGTGAGTTCCTTCTCATTGGTATGTCTTCTTTGCTGTTAGCCATCCTGCCACTGTGCTCTACATTATCCTCCTTGTTGGAAATACTGTCTTTAGTCTTGCTTTCCTGTGTAATGCTCTCCTTCTTGTACTCGTTTTtatagcaggggaaaaaaagttatacAATTTATAGTTTAATCTCTTTTGCAACATACAGCTCAGTGTTACTGTCTCTCTTACCCTGCACTTTCATCTACAGGCTACCAAAAATGGTACCTTTTGCTGGGATGAAATCCTTTCTCCAGTCcttaaaggcattttaatttttcttcttgaaatgaTTCATCTAGCTGTCCCTCAAGCATTTTCctatacaatttttttcagcttccttgGGGagtggtttggttggttggttttttctttgtactttgACTTTTAATGAAGTAGGAATAGCCAAATAATCTCCAAAAATTGCATACAGGACCCATTATAGAAGGTGCCTAGAAGTTCTTTGTCATTTCTCAAATTTGCTAATCTGAAATTATAAATCTTagttacatatttaaaatagctttacttttaatttcaagTGTCTCATGATAATTTTATtcacagttgtttttttaaaaccagcagaacAGTAATATCTTCATTTCTACTATAAATGACTCTAAAACAACCCCACCTTTTGTCAGTTTGGAGTGATGggaattttgaaagaaaaatcttccagTTTTATATCTTTGACTATTAGCTTTAGTAGCATTTAGTCTCCATTTTAGACTTGGGAATGCAATTCTCCTATAATGACATAATTCTTAATAATTTGCTGTTGATCTAATAGCAACATTACAAAATTTTACTCCCCCCCCTCCATACCTAGGGCTTCTCAGAATGTCTCTTACAATCTTTCCTCAAAGATTTTGATCTGGGTTTAGTATGACCCTAAACCAATTCAGCTTTATTCATGCTGcagtttcttattttatttaaaataaaacagagtcTCACAGTATTGCTTCcaaatgcagtttaaaaaaatcctcaccGTATTTTTCTCTACTGTTAACCTTTTGAAGATTGAATTTTCtggattttctattttttttctccataattcTGAGATGTAACATTAGCGGGAATTGAGCTTTCTAAAATGAATGAAGTTAGCTGAGCTGCTATCTTGTGAGAGACATTGAAAAGTACTGAATGGTGAATATTTGTACTAGAGTAAATAAGAAATATATGCGTGTAGTGTGTGGTTATTGATAGAGAGGGGTAagagcaatttaaaaattagcCCGGCCCAAGGGAGAGCTCTGTAATACTGCTaaataaaatctgcaaaaaaaatggcagaatttaactgaaaaataaagtaaaagcaTTATCAGTGTAGTGTGTGTATTCATAACTCCCTCTAGTGTCAAACTATAGAGACTACATAACTTTCCCTCAACCAGAGGGTTTACTTCCGTTCCAGTTGAAGAAATTTGTACATTTAgtgcaaaaatgttttgctcaGACTTCACTGTAGTCACATTTTTAGGCCATCTTTGtacactgcttttattttcttggggtttttgtttgcttgtttttggCCTCAGCTGAGTTTAGACActtgtctttcttttcccaaattCTGACTTGCACAGGGACATGGTATGTTTGAATGAGATTTGCAGCTGTGATTTCCATAGGTAAATGTTGGTTATAGTTATAAGTAAAAACACAGTCCCGTAAATGACACTGTCTCAAATTCATGGATGTAGTGTGGGCACTTTAAAAATTTGAACCTAGTCATGCATATATGTTATTCATGGGGTTTATACCCAGTGTATATAATGGAAGCAActgcaagggaagagaaaaccCTCTCAAGTCTGTGACTCTCTCTAATCTGTTTATTTAGAGAGGAAATgttctaataatttttttttttttggatgtaGTGAATCTCTGTTTAGTAATTTTGCTGTTTGACATTGCAGGCCCTTCTGGATGTGTTGAAAAAACAGCGTTCACCTGTTCTTGGGACTCCTTCAGAGAACGGTGACAGGAACAGCCTTGAGGACATGAGAACCCAACTTGATGTTCTCAGACAGCAGGTGAGAACAGTTGGAAGTAAGCCTTTCATACAGcataattttgctttctctcccaaGAACTGTGCCTGGTAGGCTTGCTATGTACAGCTTTTGAAAGGAAGAACCACTTTAGCCATAACCCATTCAAATGGTGTTTCCTAAGTTGCTGTCATCACAGCAGTGTCCAAGAAGTAAAACCAAGCCCTTGCAAAGGACTGGAGCAAGGATTCGTGTAGGACTTGAAGCAGCAGAACGGCTCTCCTGACTCTTGGAAATGTCCTGCCAACTCTCTGCTAGGGTCTGAGTTTCATCCAGAGGGAATGCTAAACTTCATGAGTTACTGATTGTGtcttctgctccttttttcttaGAAGATGATAGTTTAGTCGTTTATCTAAGAATCCTAGTCTTGGAAAACTAGAGTGTTGGCATTGCAATTTTTCAAAGTGTGAGACAAAACATTTGCATCTGTAACCTGCATACCAATCACTATAGagaagtgtatttattttttaatctttgttctGGGCAATTCAAGTGCTTTGtgcattctttttctttccatatgaAAGAATCTGTTTAAAACATGATacttttcagataattttatattttaggtCTGTCATCCTGGACAGTGTTAGGGTTAACATTATTGACACACAAATGGATGTGATCAGAATGGGACTTTTATTCAATGGGaataaaatacttgtttctgtCACGTTTGACAGCAGAGCCAGATTTTGCTCTCTAATGTAATGCTTGCCACATGCTGGAGAATAAAATCCTGCACTTGATTGTACAGTAATgagttatttcattttacacaaTAAAATAGAGTaaaccaatttttttcagaattctcATGGGGTATCCATTTTATGAATGTCTTTTTCTAGTTGTATAAATCAGTACAGTGAGTACAGACTTCCTTCTGCACGAAATGGAGCAGAAGGCTCTAACTGTATGGAGGAGGGACACATGGGACAAACAGTGACGTGACAGTCTCTCACCAGAACTTAGCTGTCATCAGCTCATCCCTGGCCACGATAGAAGAGATGAAGGCATTCATTCCTTGGGAGGTGTCCCCCTCTTTCTCGGGGCAACAGAATGTATGGCAAAACTGACAGAGTGGTTCCCTTGCAGCTTCAGCAGATTGTACAGCTGGGGAGTGGAAGTGGGACAGCAGAGAGGGAattgagagagaagaaatgaggaaatattGAGGAGAGAAGTGTGTCAATGGGCAGGGATACAAGAGACCTAGGTTTTCGCAAGCAACAGCTTTGGAGGGTCAGGGGCGCACACGCCTCCTCCAAGCACGGGCTGTGGAGCTGAATCTCCATGCGACCACACAGAAAGCCTTTGTTCCTTTCACACAGTGTTACTCAGGAGGGGGGTTATATCTAGTGGGGCACCATCGGGTCTGAAAAAAACCTTGCAAAAATTTGCTGCAACAGACAAGTCgtgaaaataatttatagagCCCTGTgttcacttttcttcttcccctgaGGCATTAACATTTCTTTAGTCCTCCTGTGAAGTCATagtgctgctgccaggaaaaggaagacTGGATCTGTACAATGGGCAGGGCATGAGCCACAGCAAGCAAGTTCCTTGGAAATAGACTGTCAGCGGGCTTTAGTGACCAACGAAGAGGACATGAAAGGACTTCAGAAAGTTCTGGTGGTGGCTCCCACCCCAGTGTGCTGTTGCTATTATTTGTCAGTAGAAGTGCCACCAGCTGCTTACCAGGTGGATGCTTCCCCATTAGCTGAAGAATTAAGCTAGTCAGCTTAACACCAATTAATTTATAGATTTGTGTTTTGCTTCTGAATCCGTGCACTTGGCTGCCTGTGCTTGGGGTGGtcgggtattttttttttagtgggaTGAAGTGCTATGATTCCTGGCAACTTAAAAAGAGCTAAGCCATTGCATCCTTCAGTATTTGAAAGGCAGCTTATCTTCTAGGAACAGGGTCAAACCTCTGTATGTCCATTTTGAATTGTGTACATAACATACACTTTTGCTTCTACGCTGAGACAGGAGGGTTCTTTGGCCTGCGGTTTAAGAGGATGAATTAGAAGTCCTATGTTGCAGACAAAAGGTACAAGggccaattattttttccagatacaGTTTCTAACACCTGGGGCACAATAACCTACAGTGTTTTTTCCACAGTGCTCCAGCCAACGTCTAAATTCCTTGACAGTCCTGACTAGTCCAAGTCTTCTGGTCATTAATATGTGACCACCGGTCTAAATACTATCACTTATTCTGCATGGATTAGTCCTTTGGGCCACACCTTGGGTAGACAGCTAGCACAGTGGGTAAGGTAAAGCTGCAGACAACTACGAAAAGGCATAAAGCAAAACAGTATTCAGTAGGCTATAAAAGGGCAGGACATCATTTGACAATAGTGGCTCATGTTAGGCTGGATAAGGTGATAATGTTCTGTCAGATTGTGTGCTAGAAGTCAGCTTTTTGTGCTGTGTCAGCACCTCCCATCTCCACCAGGATGCTAACTGCTTGCTTCTGAGATACAGAGAGGAGTTAAAAGTGCTCTAATTGaagagaaaactggaaaaaatgttggTAAAATGTTTGTCCTACTACTGTTTATCCCTTAAAAAGATCAATGCCTTTAGTATTCACTATCTTATTTATAATATTTCATACTGATATCTGCCACTcagctttttaaattacaaGGGTCTATGAATACTGAAGCTGCGGACTGTTTTGATTGACGGGTGCTATTGGAGAGTAGCCATTGCTTGTCACTTTAGTCATAAAAAAGACGAGGGAAACTTTTTGTTGCAGGATTGTAAAGGGGAAGGATCCTTTTGGAATGCACCCTGCTGCTTGGCCAGTGTTTAAAAAGCAACCAAATGACAAAGTGGATGAAACTTTCCATTGTGACTGCCGAAATTCACGTACTTAATACTAACGATTGCAGGTACAAATATATGAAGAAGACTTCAGAAAGGAGAGATCTGACAGAGAAAGACTTAATGAGCAGAAAGAAGCATTGCAGAAAATTAATGAGAGATTACAATCTCAACTGAATAAACTAAACTCTCAGGTATGAGTCAAAAGAAAGTTACTATTGCCAGCACAtgtgtgtattatttttattttctcactttccaCACAACCCAAGGTTTTCTGGCTTCCATTAATTGACATTGGATTTTTATGAGGTCACCACCTGGGATGAAATCATTCTGAAGTAATGCAGTAAGATGATGAGAAATGATTAGAGATGACTTCCAAATTAAGTAGATGAAGGGAGTATTTATTGCAAAAACTCTTCAAATATATCTTAAAATGAAGGCgggggaaacaaaaaacaaatccagaagACTGTTGATTGTTTCACTGGCACTTCATGTAAGAGTTGTAACATCaaaccaacttttgaaataaaagcttctgTAATGAATCCTGACCTCTGCAGTGGAATTACAGAGTAATGTTAAtatcactgaggaaaaaaaaaattgtctccaTCCAAATTAACTGAGCAGCCACTGCAATAATTTTTTGTTGCAACATCCTTTTTATCTCTTGACAGTAGTGTCAGTATTCTGTTCACAGACATTCAGGAAGCCATAGTAAAATCATGGCATGCAAAACTCTGAGCTTTCTCAATCCCctttaaaaatgatgaaatttTGAGGTTTCCTGTCTTGACAAAATTGtgcaatgttttaaaagaatgacTGATTACCAGAATGTTCTGTGATGATTTATTGTCCTCCTCACCATtgttgtgaaacagaaacttcaGTATTGGCTTATTCGCAACCAAGCCACGTGTTGATACCAGAAGAGTCTTGCAATAGTATCAGAGGCAAGGTGCTGTCAAGTGCCCCTCGTTCCTGTCAGCTTCATCGGGAGTGGAGAGCAGGTCGGGCATCCTGGCCgatgctgggtgctgctgcagtaCAGCCCCAGACTTGTCAGTGCTTTTATGGGTACTTGGAAGCATTTCATGCAAGTGTAAAATTAGCAATGCCAGAGGGAAAGCCATGATTTGCCACTCAGGGCATCCCAGACATATAGAAATACCTTGGACAAATCTGTTTGCATTGCATGCAATAACTTTCAGGTATTTCCCACACACACCAGCCCACTCATGGGTGGTTCAATGAggtacagaattttttttgtagGAGATAGGAAGAAGGTGTCTTTGAGTAGTCTATCTATTTTGGATTCTCTAGAGACTATAAAAGACTAAATTTCTTGCACAACCGTAACCGGTCAATGGATGCTGTGAGAACCTCTCACTGCAGTGACAGTGAAGAGGGGGACTGTAAATGGGGTTAAAATGCCTTTCCCACTCCTCCCCAGCCGCTGTGGACCAGGAGAAATGCCAACAGCACTGCACATGTACAACACACGCAAAGGGCTGTACAAATACTGTGTAAGGTGTATGTACTTGACTGTCCCTGCATTGCACCGACAGTTTACACTAGAGATCATCTTGTTCACCTTTTCCTGCCTTGAGATTTGATTAAACAGAGCTTGTGAAGGATTTTAAATGTGAGAGGAACCATATAGAATATTTATTAGTTTTTTCTTAAGTCAAATTATTTAGTTGTGactcacagaatcatagagtgtTAATCATCTTTTACCACTCCTTGCTCTGTCCTTAGGCAAATTCCCATTGACTCTGCTGGGACACAGAGAGCCTAAGAAAAGGCAAACCCTAATCTCGAGGCCATTGACTTTGGTTCTTtaccaaaattatttatttttcttgttatgcAGGTGCCTGTTCATGTAGTTCTGCTTCAAACAATTGAAAGCTACTGTGTGTAATGAAATGGTTTCTTGAATatagaaaacacacagaaatctGCTTGCCATATCTTGAAACTGGTATTTTCTTGCATAAAAAGGGTCAAGACTCTGGTGTGGCAGAAATTAgctttcttaaataattttttaaatcatgaacAGTTTGAAGGGGCTGAATGAGCAGCATTGTGACCCATGCTGAGAGAGGAGGGTTTCTTCCCTGTTGCTTTTTACTGATGAATTTGTACGTGAATATTCTGTTGGCACTGCTAAtgcatttcttcttgcttttcttattttttgacAGACAAAAGACCTCCCAGTGCAGCCTGAGAAGCCCAGCTACCCacctcccctcttcctctcacCATGTGTTAATTATGGGAATTGTGGGTTGGTTCTTCACTATCAAGATCCTCGAGTACATCCAGCATCTCGCAGGGCACACGAGCAGCAACAGCATTCAGTAAGGTTCCCACCATCTCCCATTTCACAAGGGCACTGACTTTCTCACAGCATGGTGACCACAGGAGAATAATGTGGTGCTATCACAGTGCTATCCTCACCAGTAACTAAATCTGTTGTTTCCTAGTTTATTGTTGGTTCCAGatcaagatttttttactggttttagAATTAGCCCTAGGTCTGGAACAGCCTTGGTAATCTCTGTATGGTCTCTCTTCCCTTACTATCTGCCccaaaatgctgatttttctctggatacttgtgttcttttcttccttgctgttCCAGAGTCTTTGGTACCAAATTGCACAGAGTGCTGCCATGTGTAAATCAAAGCATAACCAACAGAAATCTgtgcacagaggaaaaattgCAGCAATTTAAATATACGGCTGATGAGTTATACTTTAAGCATATATtcttatatattttaaatttactttggCAAATACTATTTATCTATAATActactaagaagaaaaaggagattaTTATACATTTGTTTTCAATGATACTGGTGGTCattccttaattaaaaaaataaggttgTTTGATTGGACTCTTGCTGATTTGTTAGATTAATTTACTTCAACACACACTCAGGGCCCTTTCTAGCTATGTAGTTACCCAAATTCATAAATGTGGATCTGCTCTCTGGAGCCCAGTTCTGGGCCTTCAACATAAATGATAGTGACAAAAATGAGAATATAGCTGTGGTCAGCATTATTCTGGTCTCTTTCCTCTATTCAGTCTAAGAAAGCTTGTTGACTAATATGTCTTTCTTACAGTGggtgtttctttctctgtctctatCTCTATCTttggaaaattactttcttccttcttcacttATGGCTTCTGTATTCATAGGTAATATAACTGTCCTACCTTCAGGCAATACCGCTGTAGCCAGACTGCACAATCCCAGGTTCCCTGTATGCCTTCTGAGGCAGGCAGACAAGCTACCGGTAGGATTCACAATGCTGCTATTAAACTGCAAGTGCAAAATCCCAGATGCTGTCGCTTGTACCCAGTAGTACCTTCTCTCTGGTACACTGCTGTGAAATGAGATTACGTGAGGAATAAGGTTCTACTGAGGGTGAGACGCTCTGGCTGTGAATGCTTTAGGAATGCAATTTTCCCAAGCAAGCCTATGtattgcaaaaaaccaaaattaaattaaaaaaatcagcagaagtgGAATTTATATCTGAGCGTGGCTAACACAATGggaaatttgccttttttcctgatGCACGACAGGGTCCTATTCTTCCTCAGCATGAAGAAGAATAGCTTTGGACTAGAACAGGTTATGTGAGGGGGAGTTATCTATTTCAAGGAAAGTACTGCTTCAAAGAAGGATAGTTTTGAAGTGCTTTGGGTTATCTAAGTGGGCTGTGCTTGTTCAAATCTAGTGAGAATGTATTTAAACGTGgtgaatgtaattttaaatacac
Proteins encoded in this window:
- the TNIP3 gene encoding TNFAIP3-interacting protein 3 isoform X5 gives rise to the protein MEAPADPLESRHILLTKKKTISANPLEQQILSLERQRRELLEVNKQWDHQFRSMKQLYEKQLAEMKAKLDVSERRVSELEGERHRLHPEDERLRALGRERPLPETKETKVLSEALHEMKEENKLLKQKNASMIRKKEHYECEISRLNKALLDVLKKQRSPVLGTPSENGDRNSLEDMRTQLDVLRQQVQIYEEDFRKERSDRERLNEQKEALQKINERLQSQLNKLNSQTKDLPVQPEKPSYPPPLFLSPCVNYGNCGLVLHYQDPRVHPASRRAHEQQQHSPDYQWYVPDQFPPDVQHKANVGTGRSRNVALHLPLSRENSWLPPRLGTPRESRNQPAKP